The following are encoded together in the Bactrocera neohumeralis isolate Rockhampton chromosome 6, APGP_CSIRO_Bneo_wtdbg2-racon-allhic-juicebox.fasta_v2, whole genome shotgun sequence genome:
- the LOC126762828 gene encoding battenin-like gives MADAVATPTKDKGLWRDLVAYWLLGLCNNYGYVVMLTAAHDIISAFENEAEASKYLELAANSTQRRCNKMSTSAVLLADIIPSFLVKFLAPFLPFWVNVRMGLAISLTVFSFITVALAKVEWLAFLGIIFTSASCGVGESTLLAYSSSFNKDVVSTWSSGTGGAGIIGALSYTLLIDLKLTPQQAMLVFLYVPTLQALAFWLLLRNPKETFVRTESAELVPQDVLTVKEKLIYFFKNLLPFFMPLSLVYFAEYFINMGLYELVYFEHIFIPPPTQYRWISTDYQIGVFISRSSVNIIHFTLIWPMAILQCVNAVIFTLEAIFFFTPSFWLILVFVLWEGLLGGGAYVNTFYHMSKVVPPERRQYAIGMVAQADSYGIIAAGMLAIPVHNIICDIDVRERSSW, from the exons ATGGCCGACGCAGTCGCAACGCCGACAAAAGACAAAGGACTCTGGCGTGATCTCGTAGCCTATTGGTTATTGGGTCTATGCAACAATTACGGTTATGTTGTAATGCTGACCGCGGCGCATGACATCATATCAGCTTTTGAAAATGAG GCTGAAGCAAGTAAATATTTGGAGTTGGCAGCGAACAGCACACAACGGCGTTGCAATAAGATGTCCACCAGCGCCGTATTGTTAGCCGATATAATACCATCATTTCTGGTGAAGTTTCTGGCACCATTTCTGCCCTTCTGGGTCAA tGTGCGCATGGGGCTCGCTATCAGCTTAACGGTGTTCAGTTTCATAACTGTCGCGCTGGCAAAAGTCGAGTGGTTGGCTTTCCTCGGCATAATATTCACCTCGGCCAGTTGCGGTGTTGGCGAGAGCACGCTACTGGCCTACTCATCCAGTTTTAATAA AGATGTGGTTTCGACTTGGTCTTCTGGCACTGGTGGCGCAGGCATAATCGGCGCTCTAAGCTATACGTTGCtcattgatttgaaattgacaCCGCAGCAAGCAATGTTAGTGTTCCTGTATGTGCCCACTTTGCAAGCTTTGGCGTTTTGGTTATTACTGCGAAATCCAAAAGAGACGTTTGTGCGCACTGAGTCAGCCGAATTGGTGCCACAAGATGTGCTCACAGTAAAGGAGAAGCTAATATACTTCTTCAAGAATCTGCTGCCATTCTTTATGCCACTCTCTTTGGTGTATTTTGCGGAGTACTTCATCAATATGGGTTTG TACGAGTTGGTGTATTTCGAACATATTTTCATCCCACCGCCCACACAATATCGCTGGATTAGCACTGACTATCAAATCGGTGTATTTATTTCACGCTCTTCCGTCAATATAATACACTTCACGCTTATCTGGCCCATGGCGATTTTACAATGCGTCAATGCGGTGATCTTCACATTGGAAGCGATCTTCTTTTTCACACCCAGCTTTTGGTTGATCTTGGTGTTTGTGCTGTGGGAGGGTTTGCTTGGCGGTGGCGCTTATGTGAACACCTTCTATCACATGTCGAAAGTGGTGCCACCAGAGCGACGTCAATATGCCATCGGCATGGTGGCTCAAGCAGACTCGTATGGCATTATAGCCGCTGGCATGCTCGCTATTCCCGTgcataatataatatgtgaTATTGATGTGCGTGAGAGGAGTAGCTGGTAA
- the LOC126762503 gene encoding battenin-like, giving the protein MSADQEVVVASPVTPHPPPKDRSLWRDLTAYWILGLCNNYGYVVMLSAAHDIIAQFQDETAADDTVENAGDDTRKCHLISTGAILLADIIPSLMVKIIVPFLPLWVNFKILVAVLLSATGFLLVGFANAEWMALLGVVITSASSGIGEPTFLSYSSHFNKNVVSTWSSGTGGAGVIGSLSYASLRALNVSPRDTMLIMLLFPALEAFSFWIILRKPTIIPLTNSALESTEELVHDEKPLRGFKEKLIYIKTLFPYMLPLALVYFFEYLINQGLFELVYFENSTLSQASQYRWFNVDYQIGVFISRSSVNLYKINKIWLMAVFQLVNVAYFLTEVIYFYTPTIWITLVIVLWEGLLGGGAYVNTFYRMSKEIKPERRRFAMAMVTQSDAYGIALAGFLAIPLHNAICSLPAGSRKLVW; this is encoded by the exons ATGTCTGCCGATCAGGAGGTTGTTGTCGCCTCACCCGTTACGCCGCATCCGCCGCCAAAAGATCGCAGCCTATGGCGTGATCTCACCGCCTATTGGATACTGGGTCTGTGCAATAATTACGGCTATGTGGTGATGTTGAGTGCGGCACACGATATTATTGCACAATTTCAAGATGAAACAGCCGCTGATGACACCGTTGAAAATGCAGGCGACGATACGCGTAAGTGTCATTTGATATCGACCGGCGCAATACTGTTGGCTGATATTATACCCTCGTTGATGGTGAAAATTATTGTACCATTTCTGCCGCTCTGGGTGAA TTTCAAAATATTGGTTGCTGTGTTGTTGTCAGCGACGGGTTTTCTGCTTGTAGGCTTTGCGAATGCCGAATGGATGGCCTTGTTGGGTGTGGTTATCACATCGGCTAGTAGTGGTATCGGTGAACCGACTTTCCTGTCGTATTCGTCGCATTTCAATAA AAATGTCGTCTCCACATGGTCATCCGGTACTGGTGGTGCTGGTGTAATCGGTTCACTCTCTTATGCTTCCCTCCGTGCACTTAATGTCAGTCCACGTGATACTATGTTGATCATGTTGCTTTTCCCTGCGCTAGAAGCATTCTCTTTCTGGATAATACTGCGCAAACCCACAATAATTCCGCTGACAAACTCAGCGCTCGAATCAACAGAGGAATTGGTGCATGACGAAAAACCATTGCGTGGTTTCAAAGAGAAGTTGATCTACATTAAAACTCTATTTCCGTACATGTTGCCGCTGGCATTGGTCTACTTCTTTGAGTATCTCATCAATCAGGGTTTG TTTGAATTGGTCTACTTCGAGAACAGCACCCTGTCGCAGGCCTCACAATATCGCTGGTTCAATGTGGACTATCAAATTGGTGTCTTCATCTCACGCTCATCGGTCAATCTATACAAGATCAACAAAATCTGGCTTATGGCTGTCTTTCAGTTGGTCAATGTTGCTTACTTCCTCACCGAAGTTATATACTTCTATACACCAACTATTTGGATCACATTGGTCATTGTATTGTGGGAGGGTTTGTTGGGCGGTGGCGCCTATGTGAACACCTTCTATCGCATGTCTAAAGAGATTAAGCCCGAACGCAGGCGCTTTGCTATGGCTATGGTCACACAATCGGATGCTTATGGCATAGCATTGGCCGGTTTCTTGGCCATTCCTTTGCATAATGCAATATGCTCGCTACCGGCTGGGTCTCGGAAATTGGTGTGGTGA